One Anthonomus grandis grandis chromosome 14, icAntGran1.3, whole genome shotgun sequence DNA window includes the following coding sequences:
- the LOC126744506 gene encoding putative nuclease HARBI1, translated as MEAMDWLDEEEEMVAVNAALLVLQYKSREYWIHPINERRHEFGKYHVLWPEISNDDNRCKMYIRMTMKEFEVLYNLLETKLRKQNTNFREAISPEERLLLSLRYLATGISCKSLGFEFCTGFSTVGEIVKECCEAIWRTLQPIYMPQPDQKHWKQIARQVQENWRFPHCIGALDGKHVQIQCPNNAGSAYFNYKGTHSIVLLALVDANYKFTWIDVGNYGRNSDGGIFETSLLGQWFASNKIDVSTDKPLTPTGQVGDEAFPLKRYLMRPFSRNN; from the exons ATGGAAGCGATGGATTGGTTGGATGAAGAGGAGGAAATGGTAGCTGTTAATGCGGCATTGCTTGTGCTGCAGTATAAATCCAGAGAGTACTGGATTCATCCAATAAACGAACGTAGGCATGAATTTGGTAAATATCATGTTCTGTGGCCTGAAATCAGCAATGACGATAACAGGTGTAAAATGTATATTAGGATGACCATGAAGGAATTTGAAGTGCTTTACAATTTACTAGAAACCAAATTGAGAAAGCAAAACACAAATTTTAGAGAAGCCATATCTCCAGAGGAAAgacttttattatctttaag atatttggcAACAGGAATTTCTTGCAAATCATTGGGGTTTGAGTTTTGCACTGGATTCAGTACAGTGGGAGAAATTGTCAAGGAATGTTGTGAGGCCATATGGAGAACACTGCAACCTATTTACATGCCCCAGCCTGACCAAAAGCATTGGAAACAAATAGCCAGACAGGTTCAAGAAAATTGGCGGTTCCCACATTGTATCGGTGCCTTAGATGGTAAACATGTTCAAATACAATGTCCAAATAACGCAGGGAGtgcttattttaattacaaaggcACTCACTCCATTGTTCTTCTTGCTTTAGTCGATGCGAACTACAAGTTTACATGGATAGATGTCGGTAATTATGGTAGAAACAGTGATGGCGGCATTTTTGAAACATCGCTATTAGGCCAATGGTTCGCAAGCAATAAAATTGATGTTTCCACAGATAAACCACTAACGCCCACAGGACAGGTTGGGGATGAAGCATTTCCTCTGAAACGCTACTTGATGCGACCTTTCAGTAGAAACAACTGA